One window of Chryseobacterium indologenes genomic DNA carries:
- a CDS encoding fibronectin type III domain-containing protein, whose protein sequence is MRNFLLVGLLMTGFLSSAQTYCTPAFASGCSGGDVIDSFAIPGAGFDHPNTGCSTDAYGDYTSMTINLSAGLSYDFSVKHDYSDQNVRIWIDFNNDGTFDDAAPELVASASSALVGSNNITSGLITIPSTVTPGTYRMRVGDRFSSDPIPCNTDGYGEAHDYTVVIGAVPTCFAPSALTVSAVTANSAQVGWTAPTSAPGSGYEYYYSTSSTYPAAATVASGTSTSLTASLSTLAPATVYHVWVRSVCSTSNKSAWSQMATFMTSCVSVGVPYALNFESITPPDLPSCTSVVNDGSGNMWETGDLDAQGFTGNVLEYSYDYANNADTWFFTNGINLTAGVTYRIKYKYANAEGFVYAEKLKVAYGTSATSAAMTNTLADHPNVVTSAATSTFVNFTPAATGVYYFGFQAYSDANMNKLYVDDINIDVAPVCSEPNALVMSNITAGGATVSWTAATPVPASGYDIYYSTTNTAPTATTTPNFTGVTATTYNIPGLAASTVYHVWVRSACSAASKSIWSDPVTFTTLCSSANLPYAVDFENVTVPALPGCTMNVNAGSGNNWETVDPPSDSQGFTTNVLRYHYNSSNSANAWFFTQGLNLTAGTQYTISYKYGNNSSTYAEKLKVAYGTSPAASAMTNSVADYPSINDEMAHTESITFTVAATGVYYFGFNAYSDADQYNLYVDDISINNANLATSEVSAAKNSIKVYPNPFTDVLNISDVKNVKNVSVTDVTGRLVKTIANPESTIHLRDLMQGVYLVTLEMKDGSKQTIKAIKK, encoded by the coding sequence ATGAGAAATTTTTTACTTGTTGGTTTATTAATGACCGGCTTTTTATCCTCTGCACAGACTTACTGTACGCCTGCGTTTGCAAGCGGTTGTAGTGGAGGAGATGTGATAGATTCCTTTGCAATTCCGGGTGCCGGATTTGATCATCCTAATACAGGTTGCTCTACTGATGCATATGGAGATTACACTTCCATGACAATCAACCTTAGTGCAGGTTTGAGTTATGATTTTAGTGTTAAACATGATTACAGTGATCAGAATGTACGTATTTGGATAGATTTTAACAACGACGGTACTTTTGATGATGCAGCTCCGGAACTTGTAGCGTCTGCAAGCAGTGCTCTTGTAGGGTCAAACAATATTACTTCAGGGCTTATCACAATTCCTTCTACTGTTACTCCGGGTACTTACAGAATGAGAGTAGGAGACCGGTTCTCCAGTGACCCTATTCCATGTAATACAGATGGGTATGGAGAAGCTCATGATTATACGGTTGTAATTGGTGCAGTTCCGACTTGTTTTGCACCATCTGCTTTAACGGTATCTGCAGTAACTGCAAATTCAGCTCAGGTTGGATGGACAGCTCCGACTTCTGCTCCAGGCAGCGGTTATGAATATTACTATTCAACTTCCAGTACATATCCTGCAGCTGCTACTGTGGCTTCCGGAACCAGTACATCTTTAACGGCTAGCTTATCTACACTTGCTCCGGCTACTGTTTATCACGTGTGGGTACGTTCTGTTTGCAGTACTTCCAATAAGAGTGCATGGTCTCAAATGGCAACATTTATGACATCCTGCGTTTCTGTAGGAGTACCATATGCATTGAATTTCGAAAGCATAACTCCACCTGATCTTCCAAGTTGTACCTCGGTAGTAAATGACGGTTCAGGAAATATGTGGGAGACAGGTGATTTAGATGCTCAAGGATTTACGGGAAATGTTCTTGAATATTCATATGACTATGCCAATAATGCTGATACCTGGTTTTTCACTAACGGAATAAATCTTACCGCGGGAGTTACCTACAGAATTAAATATAAATATGCAAATGCAGAAGGATTTGTATATGCTGAAAAATTAAAAGTAGCTTACGGAACTTCAGCTACAAGTGCAGCAATGACCAATACGCTGGCAGACCACCCGAATGTAGTTACCAGTGCAGCAACCAGTACTTTTGTGAATTTCACACCAGCTGCCACAGGGGTTTATTATTTTGGATTCCAGGCATATTCTGATGCTAATATGAATAAGCTGTACGTGGATGATATTAATATAGATGTAGCACCAGTTTGTAGTGAGCCTAATGCGCTAGTAATGTCAAATATTACTGCCGGAGGAGCTACAGTTTCATGGACAGCTGCCACTCCTGTACCGGCAAGCGGTTATGATATTTATTACAGCACGACCAATACAGCACCTACAGCTACAACTACACCTAATTTTACAGGAGTTACAGCAACTACTTATAATATTCCAGGTTTAGCTGCTTCCACTGTTTATCATGTATGGGTGAGATCTGCGTGTAGTGCAGCCAGCAAAAGTATATGGAGTGATCCTGTTACATTTACGACATTGTGCTCAAGTGCGAACCTTCCTTATGCTGTAGATTTTGAAAATGTTACTGTTCCTGCGCTTCCAGGCTGTACAATGAATGTTAATGCGGGATCTGGGAATAATTGGGAAACAGTTGATCCGCCTTCTGACAGCCAAGGATTTACTACCAATGTATTAAGATATCATTATAATTCTTCCAATTCTGCCAATGCATGGTTCTTTACCCAGGGATTGAACCTGACAGCAGGAACACAATATACTATTAGCTATAAGTACGGGAATAACTCATCTACTTATGCTGAAAAGCTAAAAGTAGCTTACGGAACTTCACCGGCTGCATCTGCAATGACTAATTCAGTGGCAGATTATCCGTCAATCAATGATGAAATGGCTCATACAGAATCTATAACATTTACAGTTGCTGCAACTGGAGTGTATTACTTTGGATTTAATGCCTATTCAGATGCAGACCAATATAACCTGTATGTAGATGATATAAGCATTAATAATGCAAATCTGGCAACATCTGAAGTTTCTGCAGCGAAAAACAGTATCAAGGTATATCCTAATCCATTTACGGATGTGCTGAACATTTCTGATGTGAAAAACGTGAAAAATGTATCCGTAACAGATGTTACAGGAAGATTAGTGAAAACTATTGCAAACCCTGAATCTACAATACACTTAAGAGACTTGATGCAGGGCGTTTACTTGGTAACGTTAGAAATGAAAGACGGATCTAAACAAACCATCAAAGCTATTAAAAAATAA
- a CDS encoding Nif3-like dinuclear metal center hexameric protein: protein MKLKTVIAKIEEEISIRQAEDFDNVGLLCGVYDRDVSGILVCHDALENVVDEAVERNCNLIVCFHPIIFSGLKSLTGKNYVERAVLKAIENKVAIYAVHTAFDNDFFGVNYGICRQLGLKNMKILQPKENNLKQLTVFVPKEYSEKVKEAMFSAGAGNIGFYDECSFTVNGNGTFRPVEGSNPFSGQQGVRENADEDMISVIFESFKQGQIVSAMKAAHPYEEVAHQIYSLDNKNQHAGLGMYGDLEEEMDEKDFLGFVKEKFGLEVIKHSSFNNKKIKRVGVLGGSGASGIRSAASRKCDAYLTGDLKYHDYFLAESKMLICDIGHYESEQFVTQQLFEILSQKFSTFAISKSIEKTNPVNYFI from the coding sequence ATGAAGCTAAAAACTGTAATTGCAAAGATTGAAGAGGAAATAAGTATCAGACAGGCAGAAGATTTTGATAATGTAGGATTGCTGTGTGGTGTTTATGATCGTGATGTATCCGGGATCCTGGTTTGTCATGACGCTCTGGAAAATGTGGTAGATGAAGCCGTTGAAAGAAACTGCAATCTTATTGTATGCTTTCATCCGATTATATTTTCCGGACTTAAATCTTTAACAGGAAAAAATTATGTGGAAAGAGCTGTTTTGAAGGCTATTGAAAATAAAGTGGCGATTTATGCCGTTCATACCGCATTTGATAATGATTTCTTTGGAGTCAACTATGGAATTTGCAGACAGTTGGGATTAAAGAATATGAAAATTCTTCAGCCAAAAGAAAATAATCTAAAACAGCTGACAGTTTTTGTTCCGAAAGAATATTCAGAAAAAGTAAAAGAGGCTATGTTTTCAGCCGGAGCCGGAAATATCGGTTTCTATGACGAATGCAGTTTTACGGTAAATGGTAACGGAACATTCAGGCCGGTAGAAGGTTCAAATCCGTTCTCAGGACAGCAGGGTGTTCGTGAAAATGCAGATGAAGATATGATTTCCGTGATTTTTGAAAGCTTTAAACAAGGACAGATTGTGAGCGCAATGAAAGCAGCACATCCTTACGAAGAAGTCGCTCATCAGATATACAGCCTTGATAATAAAAATCAACATGCCGGATTGGGAATGTATGGAGATCTTGAAGAGGAAATGGATGAAAAAGATTTTCTGGGGTTTGTAAAAGAAAAGTTTGGTCTTGAAGTCATAAAGCATTCTTCTTTCAACAATAAAAAAATCAAAAGAGTAGGGGTTCTGGGCGGTTCCGGAGCAAGTGGAATAAGATCTGCAGCTTCCAGAAAATGTGATGCTTATCTTACCGGAGATCTTAAATATCACGACTATTTTTTAGCTGAGTCTAAAATGCTGATTTGCGATATTGGCCATTATGAATCAGAACAATTTGTTACTCAACAATTATTTGAAATTTTGTCACAAAAATTTAGTACATTTGCAATTTCAAAATCTATTGAAAAAACAAACCCAGTAAATTATTTCATTTAA
- a CDS encoding T9SS type A sorting domain-containing protein: MKKILFVCLLMLSIVLSAQIKLGAGSTDTGNAPVNSGFAFSYSQQIYTKQEINADAAGNITGLKFYLTPSANPSYLSNWVIYLGHTTKNSLDYQIGWIPVGEMTQVYSGTVTNVNGVAEVTFSTPFPYDNVRNLVVAVDENGFNSNSNNPFFVYNTMEQALYTESNTVNPDPANPPIGHFLPYKPVVSLMGLLPNLLPDCPIISYPANNASNVPVVPNFTWAAVQGATSYKVSVGTTAGGTDVVNQQSVMTTNFTPSSPLLASTVYYLKVTAVGSAGESSGCVNQKFTTVQGIPSNDECMNAITLPVNPDLNCVDFTSGTTVMSTVSSPASSCGTSTGDVWYKFTATSVTHTVNLKNVTSVPLGGGNVYFQVLKGDCGNLTSILCSGSDCGYVTSVSCPVSVINNLTVGETYYIKVFSGSGYSSHKFEICVGTMPPPPANDNCTNAISVPVNSGMDCINVTSGTTLSSTKSAVSCDNFSRYDVWYKFIATDTKHIIKLINKVAVGEPNSLGGLSFNVLGGSCANPVCVGIGGAVGLVTGFTVGETYYLRVFDVQGTPQSGFNFDLCITKDLTPIPVNDECTNAVSLTVNPDLTCVGGLEGSTLGATVSTMLPAASCGGTGVQNDVWFKFVATGASHRISFKNIIDVGVSGTQQDIRFEVFKGSCSALTSVKCGGSVNRSSYINNVSGLVAGETYYIRAYSTGVGIAVKFNICVGTLLPPVNDDCTGALTVSNFPYTYTQVDAEHTTNNNGFINSCSSAMNDGTWFTFVGDGFLHKITVSRPLNSTFNFGIGAYKGNCGNLTCVKRVDFTGSSPVIMDLPTIAGNVYYINIGDRDYYTDTVEGVFTIAIEKVTSLGTLEVTDKKETIEVYPNPFTSVLNIAKPHDVKSVSILDSSGRLMKTIDNPSSTLHLGDLKQGMYLVVLNMKDGSKQTIKAIKK, translated from the coding sequence ATGAAGAAAATCTTATTTGTATGCTTACTGATGTTAAGTATTGTATTAAGTGCTCAAATCAAATTAGGAGCAGGAAGTACAGACACGGGTAATGCTCCGGTCAACAGTGGTTTTGCCTTCTCTTATTCCCAGCAGATTTATACAAAACAAGAAATCAATGCTGATGCAGCAGGTAATATTACAGGGCTTAAATTTTACTTAACACCTTCTGCAAATCCCTCTTATTTATCAAATTGGGTGATTTATTTAGGACACACTACAAAAAACTCTTTAGATTATCAAATCGGGTGGATTCCTGTTGGGGAAATGACTCAGGTTTATTCAGGTACGGTTACTAATGTAAACGGAGTTGCAGAGGTGACATTTTCTACTCCTTTTCCATATGATAATGTAAGAAACTTAGTTGTTGCAGTAGATGAAAATGGATTTAATTCTAATTCAAATAATCCGTTTTTTGTATATAATACTATGGAGCAGGCTCTTTATACTGAAAGTAATACTGTTAATCCGGACCCTGCAAATCCTCCAATTGGCCATTTTCTACCTTATAAACCCGTGGTCAGCCTTATGGGGTTACTGCCCAATCTGTTACCGGATTGTCCAATAATCAGTTATCCTGCAAATAATGCTTCGAATGTACCGGTTGTGCCTAATTTTACATGGGCTGCTGTACAGGGAGCTACAAGTTATAAAGTTTCTGTCGGAACTACTGCGGGAGGAACAGATGTTGTTAATCAGCAATCGGTAATGACAACAAACTTTACTCCATCATCTCCACTTTTGGCAAGTACAGTTTATTATCTTAAAGTAACAGCAGTGGGGTCGGCAGGAGAGTCTTCCGGTTGTGTTAATCAGAAATTTACAACAGTGCAAGGTATACCCTCCAATGATGAGTGTATGAATGCTATAACTCTGCCTGTAAATCCAGATCTGAATTGTGTTGATTTTACTTCTGGAACTACTGTGATGTCAACTGTATCATCTCCTGCATCATCATGTGGTACCAGTACTGGTGACGTATGGTATAAGTTTACAGCTACTTCCGTTACTCATACAGTTAATTTAAAGAACGTAACCTCTGTGCCATTAGGAGGTGGTAATGTTTATTTTCAGGTTTTAAAAGGTGATTGTGGTAATTTGACAAGTATATTATGCTCCGGATCCGATTGTGGTTATGTGACAAGTGTATCATGTCCTGTTTCTGTTATTAATAACCTTACTGTAGGAGAGACTTATTATATTAAAGTCTTCAGCGGCTCAGGTTATTCATCTCATAAATTTGAAATATGTGTAGGGACAATGCCACCACCGCCAGCCAATGATAATTGTACCAATGCTATAAGTGTTCCTGTGAATTCTGGGATGGATTGTATCAATGTTACTTCCGGAACAACTTTATCATCAACGAAGTCTGCTGTATCTTGTGACAATTTCTCCAGATATGATGTGTGGTATAAATTTATAGCAACTGATACCAAGCATATCATTAAATTGATTAATAAAGTTGCTGTGGGAGAACCAAACTCTTTGGGAGGATTAAGTTTTAATGTGCTTGGTGGCAGTTGTGCTAATCCTGTATGTGTAGGAATAGGAGGGGCTGTTGGACTTGTTACTGGTTTTACGGTGGGAGAAACTTATTATCTCAGAGTATTTGATGTACAAGGAACACCACAATCGGGTTTCAATTTTGATTTATGTATTACAAAAGATTTGACACCGATTCCGGTAAATGATGAATGTACAAATGCTGTTTCTTTGACTGTTAATCCGGATTTGACCTGTGTTGGGGGACTTGAAGGAAGTACTTTGGGAGCAACAGTTTCAACGATGTTACCTGCAGCTTCCTGTGGTGGAACCGGGGTTCAGAATGATGTGTGGTTTAAATTTGTAGCAACAGGAGCCAGCCACAGAATTAGTTTTAAAAATATTATAGATGTTGGAGTGAGTGGTACACAGCAGGATATACGATTTGAGGTTTTCAAAGGTAGCTGTAGTGCTTTAACAAGTGTAAAATGTGGCGGAAGTGTTAATCGTTCTAGTTATATTAATAATGTTTCAGGGTTGGTTGCGGGTGAAACCTATTATATAAGGGCATACAGTACAGGTGTTGGTATTGCCGTTAAATTCAATATATGTGTAGGAACATTGCTGCCTCCTGTTAATGATGACTGTACTGGTGCTTTGACGGTTTCAAATTTTCCATATACTTATACACAGGTTGATGCTGAGCATACTACCAATAATAACGGATTTATAAATTCTTGTAGTTCTGCAATGAATGACGGGACATGGTTTACCTTCGTTGGTGATGGTTTTCTGCATAAGATTACAGTTTCAAGACCTTTAAATAGCACATTTAATTTTGGTATTGGTGCCTATAAAGGAAATTGTGGAAACTTAACGTGTGTAAAAAGAGTAGATTTTACTGGTTCAAGTCCGGTTATAATGGATTTGCCAACTATTGCAGGAAACGTATATTATATAAATATCGGAGATCGGGATTACTATACTGATACAGTGGAAGGGGTTTTTACCATTGCTATAGAAAAGGTAACCAGCCTTGGTACTCTTGAAGTTACTGATAAAAAAGAAACTATAGAAGTATACCCAAATCCATTTACAAGCGTACTGAATATTGCAAAACCACATGACGTAAAATCAGTTTCCATTCTGGATTCTTCCGGAAGATTGATGAAAACTATTGACAATCCTTCTTCTACGCTTCATCTTGGAGATCTGAAACAAGGAATGTATTTAGTGGTACTGAATATGAAAGACGGATCTAAACAAACGATTAAAGCAATTAAGAAATAA
- a CDS encoding ion transporter encodes MEREHNLVPEDKLWKRFLYRIIYRSDTKLGKLFDIILLSLILASTAIIMMESVPKLDKRFHYTFLILEWVISIFFTIEYSMRIAVVKNKRNYIFSFFGIIDFLALVPFYLSFFFPITKYFLIFRMLRMLRIFRIFNLLDFMNDGYLIVRALKNSSRKIYIFLLFLIIFSVIVGSLMFMVEGGRQGFETIPQSIYWAVVTVTTVGYGDVSPITPLGKFFAVVLMLAGYSIIAVPTGIVTAEMRNKRQNLEMVCERCGNEDIDDDARYCKQCGKKLA; translated from the coding sequence ATGGAAAGAGAACATAATCTTGTTCCTGAGGACAAACTTTGGAAAAGATTCCTTTACCGGATCATTTATCGCTCCGATACGAAGCTCGGAAAACTGTTCGATATCATCTTATTATCTTTAATTCTTGCAAGTACTGCCATTATTATGATGGAAAGTGTCCCTAAGCTTGATAAAAGGTTTCATTATACCTTCCTGATTCTGGAGTGGGTGATTTCCATTTTCTTCACTATTGAGTATTCTATGCGTATTGCAGTAGTGAAGAATAAACGGAATTATATATTCAGCTTTTTTGGAATTATAGATTTCCTGGCACTTGTCCCTTTTTACCTCAGCTTCTTCTTTCCTATCACTAAATATTTCCTGATTTTCAGAATGCTGAGAATGTTGAGAATCTTCAGGATTTTCAATTTGCTGGATTTTATGAATGACGGCTATCTTATTGTGCGGGCTCTGAAAAACAGTTCGAGAAAGATTTATATTTTCCTTTTATTCCTGATTATATTCTCTGTGATTGTAGGATCACTGATGTTTATGGTGGAAGGCGGACGACAGGGCTTTGAAACCATACCGCAGTCTATCTATTGGGCGGTTGTTACGGTAACTACCGTAGGATATGGTGATGTATCTCCTATTACGCCTTTAGGGAAGTTTTTCGCGGTTGTTCTGATGCTGGCCGGTTATTCCATTATTGCTGTTCCTACCGGTATTGTAACAGCTGAAATGAGAAATAAAAGACAAAATCTGGAAATGGTATGTGAACGCTGTGGCAACGAAGATATTGATGATGATGCCAGATATTGCAAGCAATGTGGCAAGAAATTAGCTTAA
- a CDS encoding T9SS type A sorting domain-containing protein produces the protein MKKLLLLSLFLIASITNAQIMLGSGTTQGGYVPIDVNYGYNYTQQIFTKSEINANAAGNITGMKFYLPNNADITKSVDWVVYVGHTTKTSFSSTTDWIPVSGLSQVFSGTVSASGGEVTVNFTTPFAYNNTDNLVVAVDENTADYTATSNKFYTFTGASNSTLYYRSDTTNPDPASPPTGSRTTTKSVTNLLGLTPGIPACPVVSAPAAAATGISVLPTISWAVAGSATSYKISIGTTPGATNVMNMQDVGNVTSYTLTNSLSFDTQYYYTVYAVNSTGVSPACTERSFTTMATLGCPSVSAPTAAQVGLPVLTTFSWPAVSGALGYNLSIGTSAGSSNVLSNFNMGNVTTYTLTPAQQLNPTTQYYYTITAYNGSVVSTGCTERNFTTTIAPPANDNCSGAVNLTVNPSLTCTATTPGNTLGATESMAAGTCSGAPNDDVWYKFTATAASHVVALSNVTSTGTTTGISDMYFQVLSGSCGTMTSMLCSDPDTNIVTGLTPGQTYYIRVYTYSSTVTANASFNICVSTPPAPPANDDCANAVNITINPDMSCTSITAGTTLGGTSSGVALGSCSGTADDDVWYKFTATSTGHTFQLKNIVSVGNVSTTSLYAQVFSGACGALVSTTCISSNTNFTNLTGLTPGQTYYVRVYTYDSNSGASFYANSFDICMGTLPAAPANDECSAAVSLSVSPTLTCASPVSGTTLSATNSGLAVSPCTGTADDDVWYKFTATGTDHVVLLSNVTAVGTSTSTSLYTQVFSGACGTLTSIKCGTAVNTPLTGLTPGQTYYVRVYNSNTNGSTLYANSFNICIGTPPPPPANDDCANAASLSVSSTDAFLNAVNGSTVSATQSSGVTAPTCSASGINDDVWYSFTATGATHLVHVLYTDNATSTQIYSGTCGALTAMTCFDGAYGNSSVLLQNLVAGQTYYVRVYSSSSTVTTTSNFQIAVTTPSPVTNDTCDTAIALACNGTAQGVNALAGDETLPASTCGSSGSTASYKGVWYTVKATENGPITIDACGTQYDAYLRVYTGSCGSLTCFSNTSGVGYADTGCANTLYNAPTLTFTGVAGTTYYVLLTGYASTRIGNYSISVTQGCSGLATAEVEKKNNEIKAYPNPFVDVLNISDASKVKSASVVDAAGRVVKTIDNPSSTLHLGDLKQGMYLVVLNMKDGSKQTIKAIKR, from the coding sequence ATGAAGAAATTATTACTATTAAGTCTATTTTTAATAGCTTCCATTACCAATGCCCAGATAATGCTGGGAAGCGGGACTACCCAGGGCGGGTATGTTCCTATTGATGTCAACTACGGATACAACTACACGCAGCAGATTTTTACTAAAAGTGAAATTAACGCCAACGCTGCAGGTAATATTACCGGAATGAAGTTTTATTTACCGAATAATGCTGATATTACAAAATCAGTAGATTGGGTGGTATATGTAGGTCATACTACTAAAACATCTTTTTCCAGTACTACAGACTGGATTCCTGTATCTGGCCTGTCTCAGGTGTTTTCAGGAACAGTAAGTGCTTCCGGAGGTGAAGTGACTGTAAACTTTACCACACCTTTTGCTTATAACAATACGGATAACCTGGTTGTTGCTGTTGATGAGAATACTGCAGATTACACGGCAACTTCAAACAAATTTTATACTTTTACAGGGGCTTCCAATTCGACTTTGTATTATAGAAGTGATACAACCAATCCGGATCCGGCTTCACCACCAACAGGATCAAGAACAACAACGAAATCTGTTACAAATCTGCTAGGACTTACTCCGGGAATTCCGGCTTGTCCAGTTGTGTCTGCACCTGCGGCTGCGGCAACAGGCATTTCTGTATTGCCTACCATTAGCTGGGCTGTTGCAGGCTCTGCTACATCATATAAGATCAGCATTGGAACTACACCGGGAGCAACCAATGTGATGAACATGCAGGATGTAGGAAATGTAACTTCTTATACTTTAACGAATTCTTTGAGCTTCGATACTCAATATTATTATACAGTATATGCTGTCAACTCTACAGGAGTTTCTCCTGCATGTACAGAAAGATCTTTCACTACAATGGCTACTTTGGGATGTCCGTCTGTGAGTGCGCCTACAGCTGCTCAGGTTGGTTTACCTGTGTTAACTACTTTCTCATGGCCTGCAGTGAGTGGAGCGCTGGGATACAACCTAAGCATCGGGACATCTGCTGGTTCATCCAATGTTTTGAGTAATTTTAATATGGGTAATGTTACTACTTATACCCTTACTCCTGCACAGCAGCTGAACCCTACAACGCAGTATTATTATACTATTACAGCTTATAACGGCAGTGTTGTATCAACAGGATGTACTGAAAGAAATTTCACCACTACTATAGCGCCTCCGGCAAATGATAATTGTTCTGGTGCTGTAAATTTAACAGTAAATCCTTCTTTGACTTGTACTGCTACAACTCCTGGTAATACATTGGGAGCTACAGAATCTATGGCTGCAGGTACTTGTAGTGGAGCTCCAAATGATGATGTTTGGTATAAATTTACCGCAACAGCAGCAAGCCATGTTGTAGCGCTCTCTAATGTAACTTCTACAGGAACTACAACAGGGATTTCAGATATGTATTTCCAGGTATTGTCAGGAAGCTGTGGTACTATGACAAGTATGCTGTGTTCTGATCCTGATACGAATATCGTTACCGGTCTTACTCCAGGTCAGACTTATTATATCAGAGTATACACGTATTCATCTACTGTTACTGCTAATGCAAGTTTCAATATCTGTGTAAGTACACCACCGGCACCGCCAGCTAATGACGACTGTGCAAATGCAGTAAATATTACTATTAATCCTGATATGAGCTGTACTAGTATTACAGCAGGAACAACATTGGGAGGAACAAGTTCAGGAGTTGCTCTGGGTTCTTGTTCAGGAACAGCTGACGATGATGTTTGGTATAAATTTACTGCAACGTCAACAGGTCATACTTTCCAGCTTAAAAATATAGTTTCTGTAGGAAATGTTTCTACAACATCTTTGTATGCTCAGGTATTCAGTGGTGCTTGCGGAGCTTTGGTAAGTACTACATGTATCAGCTCAAATACAAACTTTACAAACTTAACAGGTCTTACTCCAGGTCAGACGTATTATGTAAGAGTATATACTTATGATTCTAATTCAGGGGCAAGTTTCTATGCAAACTCTTTTGATATCTGTATGGGAACACTTCCTGCAGCTCCTGCTAATGATGAGTGTTCTGCTGCTGTTTCTTTATCTGTGAGCCCAACTCTGACGTGTGCTTCACCGGTATCTGGAACAACTTTAAGTGCTACTAATTCAGGATTGGCAGTAAGCCCATGTACAGGAACTGCTGATGATGATGTTTGGTATAAATTTACAGCTACAGGTACAGATCATGTAGTATTGCTTTCAAACGTTACTGCGGTTGGAACTTCTACATCTACGAGTCTGTATACTCAGGTATTCAGTGGGGCTTGTGGTACTTTGACAAGTATTAAATGTGGTACTGCAGTGAATACACCACTTACAGGTCTTACTCCAGGTCAGACTTACTATGTGAGAGTGTATAACTCCAATACAAACGGTAGTACACTATATGCCAATAGCTTCAATATTTGTATTGGTACACCTCCGCCACCACCTGCAAATGACGATTGTGCAAATGCTGCATCTCTTTCTGTGAGCAGTACAGACGCTTTCCTGAATGCTGTGAATGGTTCTACCGTGAGTGCTACTCAGAGTTCAGGAGTTACAGCACCTACATGTAGTGCATCCGGTATCAATGATGATGTTTGGTATTCATTTACTGCAACTGGTGCTACACATCTTGTACATGTTTTATATACTGATAATGCAACAAGTACACAGATATATTCTGGAACATGTGGAGCTTTAACAGCGATGACTTGTTTTGACGGTGCTTATGGAAATTCAAGTGTATTATTACAAAACCTTGTAGCAGGACAAACATATTATGTTAGAGTATACTCTTCATCAAGTACTGTAACTACAACATCCAATTTCCAGATTGCTGTAACCACTCCTTCGCCTGTAACTAACGATACTTGTGATACGGCTATTGCTCTGGCTTGTAATGGAACGGCTCAGGGTGTTAATGCTCTTGCCGGGGATGAAACACTTCCTGCTTCAACTTGCGGTAGCTCTGGAAGTACGGCATCTTATAAAGGTGTTTGGTATACTGTAAAAGCTACTGAAAACGGTCCTATTACTATTGATGCTTGTGGTACACAATATGATGCTTACTTAAGAGTATATACAGGTTCTTGTGGTTCACTTACTTGTTTCAGCAACACTTCAGGTGTAGGATATGCTGATACTGGTTGTGCAAATACTCTTTATAATGCTCCTACATTAACATTTACTGGAGTTGCAGGGACTACTTATTATGTATTGCTTACAGGATATGCTTCAACCAGAATTGGTAATTATAGTATTTCCGTTACGCAAGGATGTTCAGGGCTTGCAACGGCTGAAGTTGAAAAGAAAAACAATGAAATTAAAGCTTACCCTAATCCATTTGTAGACGTTCTGAATATTTCAGATGCTTCTAAAGTAAAATCTGCTTCTGTAGTTGATGCTGCAGGAAGAGTAGTGAAAACTATTGACAATCCTTCTTCTACGCTTCATCTTGGAGATCTGAAACAAGGAATGTATTTAGTGGTACTGAATATGAAAGACGGATCTAAACAAACGATTAAAGCAATCAAAAGATAA